The Ipomoea triloba cultivar NCNSP0323 chromosome 13, ASM357664v1 genomic interval ttttctataatttaattagtaaaTTGAATCTCCTGCTAACTTACACCAAATCCTCCTTAAAATTAAAGTGATTGAAATTTGACACAACGAATTTCCCAGAATAGCTAAGTTACAAAATATTAAGATGCCTGACAAAGGATATACCTAagatcattttcattttcaatcaccTGGTCTACTACATTACTACTCAcgtacatgtttatttttagtatactatatatttattttaatgtattgaatgtttgttttttttaaaaaaaaattagtatactaaaagcttttttttattatactactTAAAAGTTCCTTGAAAGTGAAcgttcaatatattaaaaataaacatttatcaaCGATTTATCTTACAATATAAATTATGATTcacggtataatttgtcattttcTTTATAACCATTTCAGTAAGGGGGTGTTTAGTTGGATGAAAAATCTTTTCCAAAAAGATTTTCCATGAAGTGCAGGAAAATGTGGTtttccgttgtttggttggatggtgAATGTTTTCTATTGAAACTTGAGTTCCcaaaagtgaaggaaaacaaattctgaGCTTGatgttggtattttgttttccaatggGTTTGGAAAGAAAGTACTGAGCAATTGGACAACTTTACcctcatcaaaataatataatttattatcactattaattgttaacGGCATATTGGTCTTTGTATTCATAATTTCCTACGAttttaaatccaaccaaacaatggaatttttGGGAGCGTACCGGACAATATTAATAGTGctagaattaatattttttttggcaaaaacttgtgtgagaccgtctcaccatgagacgggtcggtcgagtcgggtcaagatgcaaatgtgacacttatatgcacaaatgccatacttatatgctcaaatgtaatactaatcaagaataaaatttttgttacttattagggtaaatgtaatacttttagggaaaaatacaatacttttacatttcgatttaaaagtattacatttttcctcaaaagtattatatttgcccttataagtgagatgcacttgtcaacattacttattatgaaaaatgtattactttttctcttataagtaacaaaaattgtatttttgattagtgttatatttgagcatataagtgtgagatttgcacatataagtatgacatttgcatgatgctttgacccgacccgacctgtctcacgaataaggattcgtgagacggtctcacacaagtgtgatcccttttttttaatactatagaCTCTATTATATTAGATctcatgccatctgagcacaagatgctGGACAGAACTAATATAACTTAAGGAAAGGAATATTATTGGGCGGTGTGAATTACTGGgagtaataaataattgaataatccGTTAAATTTCTTGCTGGGCCATGCAAAAGAATGGGATAAGTATTAATTTCAATAGTATGCTTGGAATTATGTTTTGGTGGGCTAGGATTAAATGTTGCATCAAGAGATATTGGGTTGTTTAAATAATTCTTAATAAGACTGAATTCTTTTATCTTATTCATGTTGGATCTAaggaaattgaattttcaaactTTAATCCGAAACCTCTAGTTTGATTGGtagtgaaatatttaattaaaccGCTGGACCATTTTGGCTATGACTTGATTTATTTTTGCAAGGTTGtaggttttatttttaattagagtAGTTTTACGTACCTCTCCATAATTTTTCTCTCATAAATATTAGTTGTTTATCATGACCTTTgtttgtgttgtgatttttggaGAATGATTCAAAAATTGTTCTTTAAAAAATCATCAAAGTGGGAGAGTCACAGGctaaatattaattgtattaaCAAATAATAGTAAGTTAGGATTAGAGAttgtaacaaataataataataataataataataataataataataataataataatacgtaGTAGTAGGTAACTAGTACTgaaattgatgataattacgaaaatgtcaccgtattttttaaaatctaatcAGATCTGTCAAATATAAGGCTGAGATTGATGCTTATTTTTCTTCTATGGTaaaaatctatgaccaaaaaaaaaaagaagatgaagaagaagaagaagaaccatACCTccaccacacctaatggtgcgtttctgaacactgtgtggtgcgtttatgcatacctaatggtgcattttgtggtgcattgatgcattttattgtggtgcgtttcctaacattattggtGCGTTTTTACATACCTAATAGAGCATTCACACTGACCCTAAGTTAAGCATTGGCCGCATTTGAACTGAATCATAGCTTGAGAAGATTCATTGCCACTCTACGTTGTGAAATTGTCAATGCTATGTATATTGAAAAAGTTAGGTTGGATTTATGATACTGAGATTCTGAATTGATTGGATATGTAGGTTTCGTATCTGACCTTGATGCGCCGCGCGCGCGATATCTAGGTTTGGCTACCAATTGAATTTCTCCCCAAACTGCTTTGCCTATTTCGTGTGGATTTCAATTTCTTAATCATTTCATTTGGCCCCTCGCACACTAATATAtgctaggggtgtaaacgaatcgaatcgagtcaaatacttcagtattcaattcgaattcgattattttgatgagtattcgaattcgaattcgtttagtgttcgaatcctaaattctgattcgtattcgattcgaccaatttattcaaatatattcgattcgatttgaatattcgaattcgaaatgactatcttaattttttttctaaaattttcaataaattaagttaaaatataacaaaaattgctGCGGCCGCGAAGATTGTTGCCTTCGCCGAACAATAGTGGTCGTGAAGAGTTACTGCCCTGCCTTGCTGAGTTGCTCTCCTTGTTGGCGTGCTTCCTTGCCACGACGGTAGTCTGCCATGAAAGGGGAGGACGTACAAGAAGAGGGCGAAGCAGTTGGTGGAAGAGGCGAAGTTGGGAACTGCGGCTGCCGAACTGGGAAGACTGAAGGGTGAAGCACTGAAGCGGCTcctctcacttttattttagctTAGGGTTTATGCATTTactagtttagtatatatatatatatatatatatatatatatatatatatatatatatatatatatatatatattcgaatactattcgaatcgaatctatcctgatttgtatttggatttgaataacattcgaatcaaaatgtgtattcgAATTCGGATTCGTATTCGAAATATTCaactattcgaattcgaatcacaaatcgaatcaaaattatttgatttgtttacacccctaataTATGCTATGGTAGgttcaaaactaaaaaatactctatttttaaagttttaataaataaaattggagtAAGGACCTTGTGGTCGAGTGACATTATGTTACTCatttatatgggaggttgtcggttcaagtctcagtggagttatattgattctttgtgataGAATAACAACGTTAAGTTGTCTAAATTAAACGTAAGCATTCTTATCTTATCATATACATTAGATTAGTTTGTCAAAACTTAATGACtcacaatataattaataacgAGTAACCACCTAAGCTCTTGTAATATACCTAATCTGTCTTTTGAAAATCAACACTCTTGATTTTTGTACTTCTTGATTGTtctacatacatatgtatgatTCTCATGTTTCAAAACTGGGTTGTGTTTCTAATCCTTCACTTTTTTGGTCTTTAAACagttttattgattttttttaataccaacATTTTAATAGTTTTTGTGAGGATAAAGACAAAAGACACAACCTCTTTTGAATTTAAGCCCAAGTCTCCTACTTAAAAGGGATTATAAATCACCAGTAAAGTACATCCTAAATTCCTTAGTCGTCCTTGGCTTCATGGTATCACTGTTCCAAGGTCAATGCCAAATTATTACTGGATATAATGTAGTAAGTTAGGCTGAGAGGAAAAAAGATATGCAAAACTTTAGGATGAAGCCAAAGAACcgttttcttgattttcttgtTTTCCTTGAGTGGAAGAGAAGCTTCCTGGGTTATTCGGTGGCCGCATGCAGGTTGTACTGTGTCAttccacattatatatatatatatatatataattaattaattcactGCAGTCCTACCTAATTCAATCTCATTTAAATCATTTATGATTTAACCACTTGTTTAGTTAGGTGCTTTTAATTCTTTTAGGTCACCAACATACACAGACAAATCATTCAAGAAACCATTGTTCGACAGATCTCCCATCCTTGCACGTATGCACAACTTTTTAACAATACCATGacttttatgttatttaatttatgagaaaccACTCAGTCCGCAGTCGATTATTCAAAAGTGCGCTATGGATGAAGCTCACTTATCAGTCCTAATCGATAAAggaccacaatgaggtaaactaaTAAAGGTTATCTATAACTGAcaaactcaaatcaagaaagacTAATAGAAAGGTCCGCATGGAGAGTCAAATTAAACTTGGAACCTTATAGTTACCAAACTAATTAGCTATAAATTGGGTTGAATTGCCTGCACTTGTAGGTACTTTTGTATAGTAGTCGAGTATCATTATTTACGTATAACTTTAGGTTATGGTGCCAGATTTATTTGGAGTTGTCTTCCTTCTTGGTTaattttggattaaaaaaaagcGTTGTATGGGTTGAAGCAGGCGCCTCATGCGTGGTATTTAATTTGGTGTTGTCTTCCTTTTTGATTAATTTTGGATTAAAAAATCAGTTTCTGATGCATCTCTATTTGTGTACAGCTTGCATCGTGTAGTAGCTTACTTTCTTGTGTATGTCAATGACATTGTTCTTACTGGAAATAATGTGGTGTTTTTTTGGATAGATTTGTTGATTTTTTGTCTCGTTGTTTTGCATTAAAAGATCTTGGTTCGATTCATAATTTTGTTGGGGTTGAAGTTGTCTCTGTTTCTGGTGAATTTCTCCTATCTCAGAGTCCGTACATCACTAATATTTTGTCTAGTTTTCGTGTGGATGTAGCAAAATATGTTACCACACCTATGTCGGCCTCTGTTCCTTTGACGGCTAATGGTTTTGCTATAGTGGAGGATGCCACATGTTACTGAAAGTTAATGGGCTTACTATAGTATTTGGGTGTGACTAGGTCGGACATTGCATTTGTGGTGAATCGGATGTCACAATTCATGCATGCACCTAAGGCTTCTCATTGGGTTGCAGTACGTGAAGCGCTTACTTCGTTACTTGAAAGGATCGCTTCACCATGGGACTatttgccattttttttttcacggaAGCGATAGCGAATGCAACAAAATTATTTGTGTTCAAAATCTACTTTGTGAGCTCTATGTTCCACTTAGTAAAGCCCCGATGTTGTACTTTGATAATCTTGGTTCTACATATGTGTCAAGAAATCATGTTTTTAACTCTtgttcgaactcatgacctctcatttgaaGAGATACTTGGTGCTAttagaccacaagatcattgATATGTACAATgccatttaatttcttaaatatgtaataaaaaCTTTCCTTCCTTTTACACTCAAGCCGCACTTAAAACCCCATCACATACACGTATATATGAACTCCACGCAACAATGATCATTGAACGTTGCTTAAAATTGCAATGAATGTTGCGCACAATTGTAATAACTCCCCAATAATAGAAGCTCGGCTCAGTTCATCTCATGGGTGATCTTACCCAACAACCACAACTCATTTCACCGGcgactcctcctcctcctcctcctcctcctcccacTCCATTCTCCGGCGTTCCAAGGCATTCTCACGCCGCCAGTTTCCCCATCACGGCCGTCGCCATCATCGGAATTATAGCCACCGGCTTCTTGCTACTCAGCTACTACATCTTCGTGATCAAGTGCTGTCTCAACTGGCATAGAATCGACCTTCTGAGGCGATTTTCCATTAATTCCAGAAGGCGGCGAGTCGACGACCCTTTGTCGTCGGTGTACTCCCTGGCCGGCGAAATCCGGCGAGGGCTCGACGAATCCACGATCCGATCGATCCCGGTTTTGCAGTACAAGAAAGGCGAAGAAGATGGAGGGTCAGAAAACAGGGAATGCTGCGTTTGTTTGAATGAGTTTGAAGAAGGGGAAAAAGTGAGAGTTTTACCAAACTGTGGCCATCCTTTCCACATTGATTGCATTGACATTTGGCTTCAAAACAACCCAAATTGCCCACTTTGCAGAAACCCAATTTCTGCCCCCTCACCAAAGCTTCTTAATCATCATCAAGATTCAGTTTTTTCAGAGCGTTTCACAGGCAGGGATGAGGATTATGTTGTCATTGAAATTTGCCAGGATAATGGTAATCCAGCTGAGCTATCACCGACTTTATCTATTAGCCCTTCTCCCATACCGAAATTTCAAGAAAAAGCGTTGAAATTACACGGCCAAAGCTTTGGGGATGAGTGCATTGATATGTGCAGAGAAAAGGACGAGCGGTTTGCAGTTGAGCCCATTAGGAGATCTCTGTCAATGAGCTCGGCCGTGGACCGCCGGCAGCTAGCGAGCCAAGAAACCGTTCAGCGGCAAAGGCTCAACCGGCCTGAGGTTAGTTGTAGTGAAGGTAGCAGTGGCAGACCTAAAAAGTTGTGTTTCTCGTTTGGACATAGAAGGGGATCAAGAAGCTCTGTTATACCAGTTCACTTGGAGCCTTGATGGATTATATTGCCTTTTTagtgtaattaatatatatgtatttttttatatagtgGGTCTATTCTACCCGAT includes:
- the LOC116001835 gene encoding RING-H2 finger protein ATL1-like, encoding MGDLTQQPQLISPATPPPPPPPPPTPFSGVPRHSHAASFPITAVAIIGIIATGFLLLSYYIFVIKCCLNWHRIDLLRRFSINSRRRRVDDPLSSVYSLAGEIRRGLDESTIRSIPVLQYKKGEEDGGSENRECCVCLNEFEEGEKVRVLPNCGHPFHIDCIDIWLQNNPNCPLCRNPISAPSPKLLNHHQDSVFSERFTGRDEDYVVIEICQDNGNPAELSPTLSISPSPIPKFQEKALKLHGQSFGDECIDMCREKDERFAVEPIRRSLSMSSAVDRRQLASQETVQRQRLNRPEVSCSEGSSGRPKKLCFSFGHRRGSRSSVIPVHLEP